The Gemmatimonadales bacterium genome window below encodes:
- a CDS encoding DUF4185 domain-containing protein, with amino-acid sequence MPSGYPLLELARPVVVLAACTIACDDARPPACPPAFQAEAWESADQLFRGDPNWVGADGAYSVDLGAGRVLWLFGDTFIDPDATGARRNPATRMVSNTVAIQQGYDPAGATIRYYWGTDLQGVPIAYFPDSGEVRYWPGHGIRIRDRLLLFLMEVHGIPTGLGFEVADWRAVLIANPDAEPSKWDVSWLDTPKNELQAIVGSASVLAEDGYLYAYSSREPRGGDVYLVRWPDTSAYEGNLRDMAWLAADGTWIADGVSEREPAPVMRNGATELTVHRDDISGCYLEVQSVGFGPAVLVVRSAPKLTGPWSNPDTLYRPPEYDTPRIMIYQGKAHPHLAGADLVLSYSTNTSADFDSLVGDSTIYYPRFVRFSRE; translated from the coding sequence GTGCCTTCGGGATACCCCCTGCTAGAGCTCGCGCGGCCCGTCGTCGTCCTCGCTGCGTGCACGATCGCGTGCGATGACGCGAGGCCACCCGCCTGCCCTCCCGCGTTTCAGGCCGAGGCATGGGAATCAGCCGACCAGCTCTTCCGCGGCGACCCCAACTGGGTCGGAGCAGACGGTGCCTACTCCGTTGACCTGGGCGCAGGACGCGTGCTCTGGCTCTTCGGCGATACGTTCATCGATCCTGACGCAACGGGCGCTCGGCGGAATCCGGCGACGAGGATGGTGAGCAACACCGTCGCTATCCAGCAGGGGTATGACCCCGCTGGCGCCACCATCCGGTATTACTGGGGCACCGATCTCCAGGGAGTTCCGATCGCCTACTTTCCGGACAGCGGCGAGGTACGGTACTGGCCGGGACACGGCATCCGCATCCGGGATCGACTGCTGCTCTTCCTGATGGAGGTCCATGGCATCCCGACCGGGCTGGGCTTCGAGGTCGCCGACTGGCGGGCGGTCTTGATCGCCAATCCCGACGCGGAGCCATCGAAGTGGGACGTCTCCTGGCTCGACACGCCGAAGAACGAGCTCCAGGCCATCGTCGGCTCCGCGAGCGTGCTCGCCGAAGACGGGTACCTCTACGCCTACAGCTCCCGTGAACCACGCGGCGGCGATGTCTATCTCGTGCGATGGCCGGACACGAGCGCCTACGAAGGCAACCTTCGCGACATGGCGTGGCTGGCCGCGGATGGGACATGGATTGCGGATGGCGTGTCGGAACGCGAGCCCGCACCCGTGATGCGCAATGGCGCGACCGAGTTGACCGTCCATCGGGACGACATCAGCGGATGCTATCTTGAGGTGCAGTCGGTGGGATTCGGTCCTGCTGTCCTGGTGGTGCGCTCCGCCCCGAAACTGACCGGTCCCTGGTCCAACCCCGACACGCTCTATCGACCGCCGGAGTACGATACGCCACGGATCATGATCTACCAGGGAAAGGCGCACCCGCACCTTGCCGGTGCCGACCTCGTCCTGTCCTATTCCACGAACACCTCTGCCGACTTCGACAGCCTCGTCGGGGATTCAACGATTTACTATCCCCGGTTCGTGCGATTCAGTCGGGAATAG
- a CDS encoding GNAT family N-acetyltransferase codes for MTIPRLATPADAPVLTRLINTAYRVEAFFINGERIAEPEVRARIEASNSDFLVTPGVSGGGLTGAVYVELRGDCGYFGLLSVDPDVQGTGLGRTLVEAAEAHCRAAGCRMLEIDIVNLRTELPSFYAKWGFTPVGVTPFPAPGKLKQPVHMVQMRKSLD; via the coding sequence ATGACGATACCCCGCCTCGCCACCCCCGCCGATGCACCGGTCCTGACCCGGCTGATCAACACCGCCTATCGGGTCGAGGCGTTCTTCATCAATGGCGAGCGCATCGCCGAGCCGGAGGTCCGGGCCAGGATCGAAGCCAGCAACTCCGACTTCCTGGTGACCCCTGGGGTGTCAGGTGGCGGGCTGACCGGCGCGGTCTACGTCGAACTCCGCGGCGACTGCGGGTACTTCGGGCTGCTCTCGGTCGACCCCGATGTGCAGGGAACCGGCCTCGGCCGGACCCTGGTGGAGGCGGCGGAAGCCCATTGCCGGGCCGCGGGATGCCGCATGCTCGAGATCGACATCGTCAACCTCCGGACCGAGCTTCCATCGTTCTACGCCAAGTGGGGATTCACACCGGTGGGCGTCACCCCCTTCCCCGCCCCCGGCAAGCTGAAGCAACCGGTCCATATGGTCCAGATGCGCAAGTCGCTCGACTGA
- a CDS encoding CPXCG motif-containing cysteine-rich protein gives MRGKAHDDEYGDEEPEWESGTLSEHLDTDAETEIECPYCGEIVEIVIDKAGGATQDYVQDCEVCCQPWQVHVSLGVGGAVEVRVERAG, from the coding sequence ATGCGGGGCAAGGCGCACGACGACGAGTATGGCGACGAGGAACCGGAGTGGGAGTCAGGGACGCTCTCCGAGCATCTCGACACTGACGCCGAGACCGAGATCGAGTGTCCCTATTGCGGCGAGATCGTCGAGATCGTCATCGACAAGGCCGGTGGGGCCACCCAGGACTATGTGCAGGACTGCGAGGTCTGTTGCCAGCCCTGGCAGGTCCATGTCAGCCTGGGAGTCGGTGGGGCCGTGGAGGTGCGGGTGGAGCGGGCGGGTTGA
- a CDS encoding type II toxin-antitoxin system Phd/YefM family antitoxin, producing MTNRKLPRLCPSQDVRPVTEFRAHASAFLQQIRDTKRAVILTQHGRSAAVLLDVEVYEDLLGELALLRENRGRDRHPAPPTEPIAHDIMAERRRFGTLT from the coding sequence ATGACGAACCGCAAACTGCCCCGCCTCTGTCCCTCGCAGGACGTGCGCCCGGTTACCGAATTCCGGGCACATGCCTCCGCTTTTCTCCAGCAAATCCGCGACACCAAACGCGCCGTGATTCTGACCCAGCACGGGCGCTCCGCCGCCGTGCTGCTCGACGTCGAGGTGTACGAGGACCTGCTGGGCGAACTGGCGCTCCTTCGGGAGAACAGGGGGCGCGACCGGCACCCCGCTCCACCGACGGAGCCTATCGCCCACGACATCATGGCCGAGCGACGCCGCTTCGGCACCCTCACGTGA
- a CDS encoding M1 family metallopeptidase produces MSILHASLSGAGRRPLQLLLCATLLWSTAAAAQQPSTSDAPPPVPPSTADTSPFRQLDLGPVNVYRTASGVPGPSYWQQRADYNIRVSLDTATHTIHGEETLTYTNNSPDTLRYIWMQVDMNIGAPDGRMAPLANPNARQEAGFQAGATIERLNVVRGPAARTTKAPLTYRMNSTMMRVNLDRPLPPKGVVRLDIAWHHQIPRQGRTGRTKQGDLGWLYQVAQWYPRMAVYDDVRGWNTDQYIGSGEFYLEYGNFDVAITMPAGFTVTATGLLQNPTEVLPAMLRTRLAAAAKSDTIVRIIRPDEVGTAALLPARVGATRTWRWHADNVRDFAWATAPNYLWDASSWSGILMQAFYPPSQLDTWQDAADMTRHSVMLHSRWFHYPYPSAVSAQGPVGGMEYPMMTFDDADSPKELYYTIAHEQGHEWYPMIVGSNERLYPWMDEGFNTFIDYFSFRDRYPDDTTRVKSLEFGYMGSWQQFLARRGPEEPIMVPQDREPNGLMSGWNAYGRPAVGLHFLRDQVVDSTAFDEAFAEYTRRWAFKHPTPADFFRSMNDGLGEDLSWFWRSWFYRTDHLDQAIDSVKVTTTNGQDLVRVFLSNRGDMVAPVALQITFANGTTRSVKLPVETWFRGDNATWAFRAPASPALTQIEIDPAHVYPEVDRADNLWTAPAGP; encoded by the coding sequence GCCGCCGGCCGCTCCAGCTCCTCCTCTGCGCCACCCTGCTCTGGTCGACCGCCGCGGCCGCGCAGCAACCATCCACATCTGACGCCCCGCCGCCAGTGCCGCCCAGCACCGCGGACACCTCTCCATTCCGCCAACTCGACCTTGGGCCGGTGAATGTCTACCGCACCGCGTCCGGCGTGCCGGGGCCGTCCTACTGGCAGCAGCGGGCCGACTACAACATCCGGGTTTCGCTCGATACCGCGACCCATACGATCCATGGCGAGGAGACGCTGACCTACACCAACAACTCGCCCGACACCCTGCGGTACATCTGGATGCAGGTGGACATGAACATCGGCGCCCCGGACGGCCGGATGGCGCCGCTGGCCAACCCCAATGCACGCCAGGAAGCGGGATTCCAGGCGGGCGCCACCATCGAGCGACTCAATGTGGTGCGCGGGCCTGCCGCCAGGACCACGAAGGCGCCGCTCACGTATCGCATGAACAGCACGATGATGCGGGTCAACCTGGATCGGCCCCTCCCCCCGAAGGGGGTGGTACGCCTCGATATCGCCTGGCATCACCAGATCCCACGGCAGGGCCGCACCGGCCGCACCAAGCAGGGCGACCTGGGCTGGCTCTACCAGGTCGCGCAGTGGTACCCGCGCATGGCGGTCTATGACGATGTCCGGGGATGGAACACCGACCAGTACATCGGGAGCGGTGAGTTCTACCTGGAATACGGCAACTTCGACGTGGCCATCACCATGCCCGCCGGATTCACCGTGACGGCCACCGGCCTGCTCCAGAATCCGACCGAAGTCCTGCCCGCCATGTTGCGGACGCGGCTGGCCGCAGCGGCCAAGTCCGACACGATTGTCCGCATCATCCGTCCCGACGAAGTCGGCACGGCGGCGCTGCTGCCGGCACGCGTTGGTGCCACGCGCACCTGGCGCTGGCACGCGGACAACGTGCGCGACTTCGCGTGGGCCACGGCGCCAAATTACCTGTGGGACGCCAGCAGCTGGAGCGGCATCCTGATGCAGGCCTTCTATCCGCCCTCGCAGCTCGACACCTGGCAGGACGCGGCCGACATGACGCGGCATTCGGTGATGCTGCACTCCCGCTGGTTCCACTACCCCTATCCGAGCGCGGTAAGTGCCCAGGGGCCGGTGGGCGGGATGGAATATCCGATGATGACCTTCGACGACGCCGACAGCCCGAAGGAGCTGTACTACACGATTGCCCACGAGCAGGGGCATGAGTGGTACCCGATGATCGTCGGCTCAAACGAGCGGCTCTACCCGTGGATGGACGAGGGATTCAACACCTTCATCGACTACTTCAGCTTCCGCGACCGCTATCCCGATGACACCACCCGCGTGAAGTCGCTGGAGTTCGGCTACATGGGATCCTGGCAGCAGTTCCTGGCCCGGCGCGGCCCCGAAGAACCGATCATGGTGCCGCAGGATCGCGAGCCGAACGGACTGATGAGTGGATGGAATGCCTATGGACGGCCGGCGGTGGGACTCCATTTCCTGCGGGATCAGGTGGTGGATTCGACGGCCTTCGACGAGGCGTTTGCCGAGTACACCCGCCGGTGGGCCTTCAAGCACCCGACGCCTGCCGACTTCTTCCGCTCGATGAACGACGGGCTGGGCGAGGACCTGAGCTGGTTCTGGCGGAGCTGGTTCTACCGGACCGACCACCTCGATCAGGCGATCGATTCGGTCAAGGTCACGACCACCAACGGCCAGGACCTGGTCCGGGTCTTCCTGTCCAACCGCGGCGACATGGTGGCACCGGTGGCGCTGCAGATCACCTTTGCCAACGGCACCACGCGCTCGGTCAAGCTGCCGGTGGAAACCTGGTTCCGGGGGGACAACGCCACCTGGGCCTTCCGCGCGCCGGCGAGCCCGGCCCTGACCCAGATCGAGATCGACCCGGCGCACGTCTATCCGGAAGTGGACCGGGCGGACAATCTGTGGACGGCGCCCGCGGGGCCGTAG